A genomic window from Panthera tigris isolate Pti1 chromosome B4, P.tigris_Pti1_mat1.1, whole genome shotgun sequence includes:
- the SP1 gene encoding transcription factor Sp1, producing MSDQDHSMDEMTAVVKIEKGVGGNNGGNGNGGGAFSQARSSSTGSSSSGGGGGQESQPSPLALLAATCSRIESPNENSNNSQGPSQSGGTGELDLTATQLSQGANGWQIISSSSGATPTSKEQSGSSTNGSNGSESSKNRTVSGGQYVVAATSNLQNQQVLTGLPGVMPNIQYQVIPQFQTVDGQQLQFAATGAQVQQDGSGQIQIIPGANQQIITNRGSGGNIIAAMPNLLQQAVPLQGLANNVLSGQTQYVTNVPVALNGNITLLPVNSVSAATLTPSSQAVTISSSGSQESGSQPATSGTAISSASLVSSQASSSSFFTNANSYSTTTTTSNMGIMNFTTSGSAGTNSQGQTPQRVSGLQGSDALNIQQNQTSGGSLQASQQKEGEQNQQTQQQQQILIQPQLVQGGQALQALQAAPLSGQTFTTQAISQETLQNLQLQAVPNSGPIIIRTPTVGPNGQVSWQTLQLQNLQVQNPQAQTITLAPMQGVSLGQTSSSNTTLTPIASAASIPTGTVTVNAAQLSSMPGLQTINLSALGASGIQVHQLPSLPLAIANAPGDHGAQLGLHGAGGDGIHDDTAGGEEGENSPDPQPQAGRRTRREACTCPYCKDSEGRGSGDPGKKKQHICHIQGCGKVYGKTSHLRAHLRWHTGERPFMCTWSYCGKRFTRSDELQRHKRTHTGEKKFACPECPKRFMRSDHLSKHIKTHQNKKGGPGVSLSVGTLPLDSGAGSEGSGTATPSALITTNMVAMEAICPEGIARLANSGINVMQVADLQSINISGNGF from the exons ACCAAGATCACTCCATGGATGAAATGACAGCTGTGGTGAAGATTGAAAAAGGAGTTGGTGGAAATAATGGGGGCAATGGTAATGGTGGTGGTGCCTTTTCTCAGGCTCGAAGCAGCAGCACAGGCAGTAGCagcagtggaggaggaggagggcag GAATCCCAGCCATCCCCTTTGGCTCTGCTGGCAGCAACTTGCAGCAGAATTGAGTCACCCAATGAAAACAGCAACAACTCCCAGGGCCCGAGCCAGTCAGGGGGCACAGGTGAGCTTGACCTCACAGCCACACAACTCTCACAGGGTGCCAATGGCTGGCAGatcatctcttcctcctctggggctACCCCTACCTCAAAGGAACAGAGTGGCAGCAGTACCAATGGCAGCAATGGCAGTGAGTCTTCCAAGAATCGCACAGTCTCTGGTGGGCAGTATGTTGTGGCTGCCACGTCCAACTTACAGAACCAGCAAGTCCTGACAGGATTACCTGGAGTGATGCCTAATATTCAGTATCAAGTAATCCCACAGTTCCAGACCGTTGATGGGCAACAGCTGCAATTCGCTGCCACTGGGGCCCAAGTGCAGCAGGATGGTTCTGGTCAAATACAGATCATACCAGGTGCAAACCAACAGATCATCACAAATCGAGGAAGTGGAGGCAACATCATTGCTGCTATGCCAAATCTACTCCAGCAGGCTGTCCCCCTTCAAGGCCTGGCTAATAATGTACTCTCAGGACAGACTCAGTATGTGACCAATGTACCAGTGGCCCTAAATGGGAATATCACCTTGCTACCTGTCAACAGCGTTTCTGCAGCTACCTTGACTCCTAGCTCTCAGGCAGTCACTATCAGCAGCTCTGGGTCCCAAGAGAGTGGTTCACAGCCCGCCACCTCAGGGACTGCCATCAGTTCTGCCAGTTTGGTATCATCACAAGCCAGTTCCAGCTCCTTTTTCACCAATGCCAATAGCTACTCAACAACTACTACCACCAGCAACATGGGAATTATGAACTTTACCACCAGCGGATCAGCAGGGACCAACTCTCAAGGGCAGACACCCCAGAGGGTCAGTGGGCTACAGGGGTCTGATGCTCTAAACATCCAACAGAACCAGACATCTGGAGGCTCTCTGCAAGCAAGTCAGCAAAAAGAGGGAGAGCAGAACCAGCAGACACAGCAACAGCAGCAAATTCTTATCCAGCCTCAGCTTGTTCAAGGGGGACAGGCTCTCCAGGCCCTCCAAGCAGCACCATTGTCAGGGCAGACCTTTACAACTCAAGCTATCTCCCAGGAAACCCTCCAGAATCTCCAGCTTCAGGCTGTTCCAAACTCTGGCCCCATCATCATCCGGACACCAACAGTGGGGCCCAATGGACAGGTCAGTTGGCAGACTCTTCAGCTGCAGAATCTCCAAGTTCAGAACCCACAGGCCCAGACAATCACCTTGGCCCCAATGCAGGGCGTTTCCTTGGGGCAGACCAGCAGCAGCAATACCACCCTTACACCCATTGCCTCAGCTGCCTCCATCCCTACCGGCACAGTCACTGTGAATGCTGCTCAGCTCTCCTCCATGCCTGGCCTCCAGACCATTAACCTCAGTGCATTGGGTGCTTCAGGAATCCAGGTGCACCAGCTTCCAAGCCTGCCCTTGGCTATAGCAAATGCCCCAG GTGATCATGGAGCTCAGCTTGGCCTCCACGGAGCTGGTGGTGATGGAATACATGATGACACAGCAggtggagaagaaggagaaaacagcCCAGATCCCCAACCCCAGGCTGGTCGGAGGACCCGGCGTGAAGCATGCACCTGCCCCTATTGTAAAGATAGTGAAGGAAG GGGCTCTGGGGATCCTGGCAAAAAGAAACAGCACATTTGCCACATCCAAGGCTGTGGGAAAGTATATGGCAAGACCTCACACCTACGGGCACACTTGCGCTGGCATACAGGCGAGAGGCCATTCATGTGTACTTGGTCATACTGTGGGAAGCGCTTTACACGTTCAGATGAGCTACAGAGacacaaacgcacacacacag GTGAGAAGAAATTTGCCTGCCCTGAGTGTCCCAAGCGCTTCATGAGGAGTGACCACCTGTCAAAGCATATCAAGACCCACCAGAATAAGAAAGGAGGCCCAGGTGTATCCCTGAGTGTGGGCACTTTGCCCCTGGACAGTGGGGCAGGATCAGAAGGCAGTGGCACTGCCACCCCTTCAGCCCTTATTACCACCAATATGGTAGCCATGGAGGCCATCTGTCCAGAGGGTATTGCCCGTCTTGCCAACAGTGGCATCAACGTCATGCAGGTGGCGGATCTGCAGTCCATTAATATCAGTGGCAATGGCTTCTGA